A DNA window from Rhineura floridana isolate rRhiFlo1 chromosome 11, rRhiFlo1.hap2, whole genome shotgun sequence contains the following coding sequences:
- the LOC133367049 gene encoding vomeronasal type-2 receptor 26-like encodes MMDNSIQRVFFHWMFPDGTHQYDGILQLLLHFSWMWIGVICLNDDTGEKFVQNVLPMFSHGGICFDFIERVPKPTFSSEVFEMVTEGFKAVSVIMGSTTNVVVVNGEIHTIMAMRMLPQAAETEGTSVQTKAKVWIMTAQMDFTSFPFQRGWDITFLHGALSFSSHSKDLLGFQKFLQMRNPTLEKDDGFIRVFWEKAFNCSFPHPSLDKKQRGFCTGQEKLETLPESVFEMSMTGHSYSVYNAVYAVAHALHSSKFRDRVDRVRSELLNQQPWQLHHFLRTVSFNNIAGEEVSFDHNGKLVAGYDIINWVTFPNESFLRIKVGMMDPQAPPGKKFSIHDDAIMWPSRFNKSKPLSRCNDYCYPGYSRAKREGEPFCCYDCFPCAEGKISDQKDMDDCFQCSEDHYPNIGQDGCLTKDTSFLSYKEPLGIILATFALSFSCITALILRIFMRHKDTPIIKANNRNLTYTLLISLLLSFLCALLFIGPPAKITCFLQQTAFGIIFSVAVSCILAKTTIVVLAFMATKPGSRMRRWVGKRLANSIVLASFLIQASICTVWLAAAPPFPDLDKHSMTKETVLKCNEGSVTMFYCVLGFMGFLSIVSFTVAFLARKLPDSFNEAKFITFSMSIFCSVWLSFVPTYLSAKGKYIVAVEIFSILASSAGLLGCIFSPKCYVILLRPELNSRERLIRKKS; translated from the exons ATGATGGACAATAGCATCCAAAGGGTTTTCTTCCACTGGATGTTCCCAGATGGGACCCATCAGTATGATGGGATTCTCCAGCTCCTGCTGCATTTCAGCTGGATGTGGATTGGGGTGATTTGTCTCAACGATGACACTGGAGAGAAATTTGTACAGAATGTTCTTCCCATGTTTTCCCACGGAGGAATCTGCTTTGATTTTATAGAAAGGGTTCCCAAACCCACTTTTTCCAGTGAAGTTTTTGAAATGGTGACGGAAGGTTTTAAAGCAGTTAGTGTTATTATGGGAAGCACAACCAATGTTGTGGTCGTGAACGGTGAAATTCATACCATTATGGCAATGAGAATGCTACCCCAGGCTGCAGAAACAGAGGGTACATCAGTGCAAACCAAGGCAAAAGTCTGGATTATGACAGCCCAGATGGACTTCACATCATTTCCCTTTCAAAGAGGCTGGGACATAACTTTCCTCCATGGTGCTCTATCCTTTTCAAGTCACTCAAAGGATCTGCTAGGATTCCAGAAATTTCTCCAGATGAGAAACCCTACCTTGGAAAAAGATGATGGCTTTATCAGAGTCTTCTGGGAAAAGGCATTTAACTGTTCTTTCCCCCATCCTTCTTTAGACAAAAAACAAAGGGGATTCTGCACTGGGCAGGAGAAACTGGAGACCCTTCCTGAGTctgtttttgaaatgagcatgactggcCATAGCTACAGTGTCTACAATGCAGTCTATGCTGTGGCACACGCTTTGCATTCTTCCAAATTCAGAGACAGAGTAGACAGAGTAAGGTCGGAGCTTCTAAATCAACAGCCATGGCAG CTCCACCACTTTTTGAGAACAGTGTCATTTAACAATATTGCTGGGGAAGAGGTTTCCTTTGATCACAATGGGAAATTAGTAGCTGGATATGATATAATAAACTGGGTCACATTCCCAAATGAGTCCTTTCTTAGGATCAAAGTTGGAATGATGGACCCACAGGCTCCCCCCGGCAAGAAGTTCTCCATCCATGATGATGCTATTATGTGGCCCAGCAGGTTCAACAAG TCAAAGCCCCTTTCACGGTGTAATGACtactgctatccaggctatagtAGGGCCAAGAGGGAAGGGgagccattttgctgctatgattgctTTCCATGTGCAGAAGGAAAGATATCAGACCAGAAGG ACATGGATGACTGTTTTCAGTGTTCAGAAGATCATTATCCAAACATTGGCCAGGATGGATGCCTTACAAAAGACACAAGCTTCCTTTCTTACAAAGAACCTCTGGGGATAATTCTGGCCACATTTGCTCTATCCTTTTCTTGCATCACAGCTTTGATACTTAGAATATTCATGAGGCACAAGGATACACCCATAATCAAAGCCAACAACAGGAACCTCACCTACactctcctcatctccctcctgctctcGTTTCTTTGTGCTCTGCTATTCATTGGCCCACctgcaaaaataacatgtttccTTCAACAAACTGCTTTTGGAATTATCTTCTCAGTGGCAGTTTCTTGCATATTAGCCAAAACCACCATAGTAGTTCTAGCTTTCATGGCTACCAAGCCAGGGTCCAGGATGAGGAGATGGGTGGGGAAAAgactggccaactccattgtccTTGCTAGCTTCCTTATTCAAGCCAGTATTTGTACAGTGTGGTTAGCAGCTgctcccccattcccagatttaGACAAGCACTCAATGACTAAAGAAACTGTATTGAAATGTAATGAAGGGTCAGTCACCATGTTCTACTGTGTTCTAGGTTTTATGGGCTTCCTGTCCATTGTAagcttcactgtggctttcctAGCTAGGAAGTTGCCTGACAgttttaatgaagccaagtttatcaccttcagcatgtCCATCTTTTGCAGTGTGTGGTTGTCCTTTGTTCCTACCTACCTGAGTGCTAAGGGGAAATACAtagtggctgtggagatcttctccatattggcctccagtgctgggttaCTGGGTTGCATCTTTTCTCCAAAATGCTATGTTATTTTGCTGAGACCTGAGTTGAACAGCAGGGAACGGCTGAtaagaaaaaaaagttaa